One Rosa chinensis cultivar Old Blush chromosome 5, RchiOBHm-V2, whole genome shotgun sequence genomic region harbors:
- the LOC112203685 gene encoding serine/threonine-protein phosphatase 2A 65 kDa regulatory subunit A beta isoform, with protein sequence MVVVMLTFFRSDLVPAYVRLLRDNEAEVRIAAAGKVTKFCRILDPELAVQQILPFVKELSTDSSQHVRSALASVIMGMAPVLGKDATIEQLLPIFLSLLKDEFPDVRLNIISKLDQVEQFLVIYLVQGIGIDLLSQSLLPAIVELAEDRHWRVRLAIIEYIPLLASQLGVGFFDDKIGSLCMQWLNDKVYSIRDAAANNVKRLAEEFVPDWAMQHIVPQVLEMINNPHYLYRMTILHAISLLAPVMGSEITCSKLLPVVITASKDRYCVPDIWILSGGKGSDCHKAAITGDIVGDPFKDTARPSLHVLIKMLATKMLVMAPVFL encoded by the exons ATGGTTGTTGTGATGTTGACATTCTTTAGGTCAGACCTGGTGCCTGCCTATGTTCGACTTCTTCGCGATAATGAGGCTGAGGTGCGGATTGCTGCTGCAGGAAAAGTAACCAAGTTTTGCCGAATTTTGGACCCAGAACTTGCCGTTCAGCAAATCCTACCATTTGTTAAG GAATTGTCAACAGATTCATCCCAGCACGTTCGCTCTGCATTGGCTTCAGTGATAATGGGAATGGCACCAGTTTTAGGAAAG GATGCAACCATAGAGCAACTGCTGCCtattttcctttctcttctcaAAGATGAGTTTCCAGATGTCCGGCTGAACATTATTAGCAAGCTTGATCAAGTTGAGCAGTTCTTGGTAATTTACCTGGTGCAGGGAATTGGAATTGATCTGCTGTCCCAGTCTCTACTGCCAGCAATTGTGGAACTGGCAGAGGATAGACATTGGAGGGTTCGGCTTGCGATAATAGAATATATCCCTTTATTGGCAAGTCAGTTGGGTGTAGGGTTTTTCGATGATAAGATTGGTTCTCTTTGCATGCAGTGGTTAAATGATAAG GTTTACTCAATACGTGATGCAGCTGCTAATAATGTGAAGCGCCTTGCAGAAGAATTTGTTCCTGATTGGGCCATGCAGCATATAGTCCCACAG GTTTTGGAAATGATTAACAACCCTCACTATTTGTATCGGATGACCATTCTACATGCAATTTCCCTACTTGCCCCTGTTATGGGATCAGAAATTACTTGTTCCAAACTTCTACCGGTGGTTATCACTGCATCAAAAGATAG GTATTGCGTTCCGGATATTTGGATACTATCCGGAGGCAAAGGAAGTGATTGTCATAAGGCTGCAATTACAGGAGACAT AGTGGGAGACCCATTCAAAGACACAGCTAGACCTTCACTTCATGTCCTTATTAAAATGCTTGCTACAAAAATGTTGGTCATGGCTCCTGTCTTTCTTTGA
- the LOC112168009 gene encoding cullin-1 codes for MGAKIIQFDQGWSCLQKGITKLKKILEGAPGGHFSSEEYMALYSTIYNMCSQNSPNYSQQLYEKYGESLTEYIRATVLPSIAENHGEFMLREFVNRWANHKVMVRWLSHFFSYLDRWFVSQKSLPRLKEAGLVVFRECVYEKVKSNVVACVIGFIDKEREGGRIDRGLLKNVVDVFVEVGMGQMGGYEVDFEAEMLADSGEHYSRKAVSWILEDSCPDYMVKAEECLRREKERASHYLHSSSEQKLVEKVQHELLVVHAHQLIDKEHSGFRALIRGDKVEDLSRMFRLYHKIPKGLEPVANVFKQQVTDEGKALVQQAEDAASSQQGSNGAGAEVGLVLIREILELHDKYMAYVTGCFMNHSVFHKALKEAFEVFCNKSVAGISSAELLAGFCDNLLKKGTSEKLSDEIIEETLEKVVVLLAYYSDKDLYAEFCRKKLARRLLFDRSCNEDHEKSFLTKLKQQCGGQFASKMQGMVTDMTLAKDIQTNFEQYLGTNPNVKPGIDLSVTVLKTGCWPNYKSSDLNLPQEMVKCVEVFKGFYDSQTKRRKLAWIYSLGTCNIVGKFEPKPIELVVSTYQAALLLLFNDSDRLSFSEILTQLKLTNEDLVRLLSSLSCAKYKILIKEPNTKTVKPDDNFVFNSMFTDKMRKIRIPLPPMVDEKKKVTEDVDKERKYAIDAALVRIMKSRKVLGHQKLVMECVEMVQSIFKPDIKTIKKRIEDLITRDYLERDHEDSNMFKYVA; via the exons ATGGGTGCCAAAATCATCCAATTCGATCAAGGATGGAGCTGTTTGCAGAAGGGGATCACGAAGCTGAAGAAGATTCTAGAGGGAGCTCCGGGTGGTCATTTCAGTTCAGAGGAGTACATGGCTCTCTACTCAACCATCTACAACATGTGCAGTCAAAATTCCCCAAATTATTCTCAGCAGTTGTATGAGAAATACGGCGAGTCGTTGACGGAGTACATCAGAGCGACGGTGCTGCCCTCCATCGCCGAGAACCACGGTGAGTTTATGCTGCGGGAGTTCGTGAATAGATGGGCCAATCACAAGGTCATGGTCAGGTGGCTCTCTCATTTCTTTAGTTATCTTGATCGCTGGTTCGTTTCGCAGAAAAGTTTGCCTAGATTGAAGGAAGCCGGGCTTGTTGTTTTTCGGGAGTGTGTTTATGAGAAGGTAAAGAGCAATGTCGTGGCTTGTGTGATTGGTTTTATTGATAAGGAGCGGGAAGGGGGTCGGATTGATAGGGGTTTGTTGAAGAATGTGGTGGATGTGTTTGTGGAAGTTGGGATGGGGCAAATGGGTGGTTATGAAGTGGACTTTGAGGCGGAGATGCTTGCGGATAGTGGTGAGCATTATTCGCGCAAAGCGGTGAGTTGGATTTTGGAGGATTCTTGCCCGGATTACATGGTGAAGGCAGAGGAATGCTTGAGGAGGGAGAAGGAGAGGGCTTCTCATTACTTGCATTCGAGCAGTGAGCAGAAGCTGGTGGAGAAAGTGCAGCATGAGCTGTTGGTGGTTCATGCACACCAGCTAATCGATAAAGAGCATTCTGGATTTCGTGCTTTGATTCGTGGTGATAAGGTGGAGGATTTGTCTAGGATGTTCAGGCTGTACCATAAGATACCTAAAGGCTTGGAGCCTGTTGCTAATGTGTTTAAACAACAGGTTACTGATGAAGGTAAGGCCTTGGTTCAGCAGGCCGAAGATGCTGCGAGTAGCCAGCAGGGTTCGAACGGAGCTGGGGCAGAAGTGGGACTGGTCCTTATCAGGGAAATTTTGGAGCTCCATGATAAGTATATGGCGTATGTCACTGGTTGCTTTATGAACCACTCGGTCTTTCACAAGGCTTTGAAAGAGGCTTTTGAGGTGTTTTGCAATAAATCTGTTGCTGGGATTTCTAGTGCCGAATTACTTGCTGGATTCTGTGATAATTTACTCAAGAAGGGGACTAGTGAAAAGTTGAGTGATGAGATCATTGAGGAAACTCTTGAGAAGGTTGTTGTGCTGCTTGCTTATTATAGTGACAAAGACCTTTATGCAGAATTCTGTAGGAAAAAGCTTGCCCGTCGGCTGCTATTTGATCGGAGTTGCAACGAAGATCATGAGAAAAGTTTTCTAACCAAGCTGAAACAGCAATGTGGTGGACAGTTTGCCTCAAAGATGCAGGGAATG GTCACAGATATGACACTGGCAAAGGATATTCAGACCAATTTCGAACAATATCTTGGAACCAATCCAAATGTTAAACCTGGGATTGACTTATCAGTCACTGTTCTTAAAACTGGTTGCTGGCCAAATTACAAATCATCTGATCTTAACCTTCCCCAAGAGATGGTCAAGTGCGTTGAAGTGTTCAAAGGATTCTATGATTCACAAACAAAACGCAGAAAATTGGCATGGATTTACTCATTGGGAACTTGCAACATTGTTGGCAAGTTTGAACCAAAACCCATTGAATTGGTTGTATCAACCTACCAAGCTGCTCTCCTGCTGCTATTCAATGATTCAGATAGATTAAGCTTTTCAGAAATATTGACTCAGCTAAAGCTTACCAATGAGGACTTGGTTAGATTGCTTAGTTCACTGTCGTGTGCCAAGTATAAGATCCTCATTAAGGAGCCAAATACGAAGACTGTTAAGCCAGATGACAACTTTGTGTTCAATTCTATGTTCACTGACAAAATGAGGAAAATTAGGATTCCTCTCCCGCCAATGGttgatgaaaagaaaaaggtgactgaagatgttgacaaaGAGCGGAAGTATGCTATTGATGCTGCACTTGTGAGGATTATGAAGAGTCGGAAAGTTTTGGGTCATCAAAAATTAGTCATGGAATGTGTTGAGATGGTGCAGAGCATCTTCAAGCCAGACATCAAAACAATTAAGAAGCGCATTGAAGATCTCATTACCCGTGATTACCTGGAGAGGGACCATGAAGACTCTAATATGTTCAAGTATGTTGCCTAA